The following DNA comes from Mucisphaera calidilacus.
CGTGGCGAAATACCTCCCCTCATGCCTGTCAACCACGATCAACGTATCCCCCTCCTTCACCACGCGTTCCTCCACGCCCTCCTCAATACTCTGCTTGGGTGAACGCTCCGTCAGGATGTACCACCCGAGCAGCTCATCACGCTCCCCCACCTCAACGGACGGCTCCTGACCCCACACGACACCAGACAAACACACCACCACCAGAACCACCCACGCGCCGATACGACCCATTAACACGAGTCACCTCCGATACACCCTCACCGCGCCGCCCACACCATCCCCCGACGAAGCATCTCCTTCGCCTCAGGCACCTGCAGGTCCGCGTTCACGTGCCCCAGCGAGCTGTAAAACACGCGGCCCGCACCGTACATCTTCGTCCACACCACGGGCATCACCACGCCATCGATCCACGCGTCATACTCGCCGCTGAACCGTGTCGTCGCCAGCACCTCACAAGCCGGGTCGACGTGCATGTAGTACTGCTCCGAGTGCATCGCGAAGTCCGACAGCCCGCGCGTGATCGCGTGATCACCACCCGTCACCTGAACCGTGTAGTCGATGATGTTCCCCGGGTGCTGCACCCACTGACCTCCCACCATGTACTGGTAGTCCACG
Coding sequences within:
- a CDS encoding ThuA domain-containing protein encodes the protein MSKRVLINWGGWDGHEPDQCAQTVAELARGEGMEPDVVHDLSVYADAERMAGYDLVVPIWTMSEISAEQSQGLREVIKAGCGLAGFHGGMADSFRVDVDYQYMVGGQWVQHPGNIIDYTVQVTGGDHAITRGLSDFAMHSEQYYMHVDPACEVLATTRFSGEYDAWIDGVVMPVVWTKMYGAGRVFYSSLGHVNADLQVPEAKEMLRRGMVWAAR